One Puniceicoccales bacterium DNA window includes the following coding sequences:
- a CDS encoding putative lipid II flippase FtsW: MVVFLLTGLGLLALSSASFSMSDKLLTRQFIWLIISVISAMIFAFIPLELLHRLRNPVTYVMFVALILVLIPPIGHVVNGSRRWIKIGSIGIQVSEFAKIAIIIWLSAYISKHIHLIDNLLYGFGYPMIITCIFSTLILLEPDYGTAFLFISVAITLLFLSGAKIVYLLYTVIFGGIIFSILIWLNPVRLKRIMSFLDIEGNKSDGSYQLWQGMLSFAAGGIFGEGIGLGRQKISYLPEAHTDFILAVIGEEMGFILTGFIMFLFFLFAISCLLILRQQSSLYPRLLGYGATLMITYQAIMNMCVVTGCMPTKGISLPFISYGGSNLLLLYSLVGIIFNCMRYDKPILEDTSTQ, translated from the coding sequence GTGGTTGTTTTTTTGCTAACCGGCCTAGGGCTATTGGCACTTTCAAGTGCTTCATTTTCAATGTCAGATAAACTACTAACCAGACAGTTTATTTGGCTAATTATTTCGGTGATTTCGGCGATGATCTTTGCGTTCATCCCGCTGGAATTACTGCATAGGCTGCGGAATCCGGTCACATATGTCATGTTTGTCGCCCTAATCCTTGTACTAATCCCTCCCATTGGCCATGTGGTAAATGGGTCGCGACGATGGATAAAAATTGGAAGTATCGGGATCCAGGTCTCAGAGTTCGCTAAAATCGCCATTATAATCTGGTTGTCCGCCTATATATCAAAACATATCCATTTGATTGATAACCTATTGTACGGTTTTGGCTATCCGATGATAATCACCTGTATCTTTTCCACCTTGATATTACTTGAACCGGACTATGGCACGGCGTTTCTATTCATCTCTGTTGCAATTACGTTACTGTTTTTATCCGGAGCAAAAATTGTATACCTGTTATATACGGTGATTTTTGGTGGAATTATTTTCTCCATTTTGATATGGTTAAACCCGGTTCGATTGAAAAGGATAATGTCTTTTTTAGATATCGAAGGCAATAAATCCGATGGCTCTTATCAACTCTGGCAGGGCATGTTGAGCTTTGCTGCCGGAGGTATATTTGGTGAAGGTATCGGTCTGGGTAGGCAGAAAATATCCTATCTGCCAGAAGCACATACAGATTTTATCCTGGCCGTGATTGGCGAAGAAATGGGGTTCATTCTCACAGGATTTATCATGTTTTTATTTTTCCTGTTTGCCATCAGCTGCCTATTGATTTTACGGCAACAGAGTTCCCTGTATCCCAGGCTGCTCGGCTATGGCGCGACATTGATGATAACCTACCAGGCAATTATGAACATGTGTGTCGTAACCGGCTGCATGCCAACAAAAGGCATATCGCTGCCATTTATAAGCTATGGCGGATCTAACCTGTTATTGCTCTACTCTTTGGTTGGGATAATTTTCAATTGCATGAGATATGATAAGCCTATTTTAGAAGATACTTCAACCCAGTGA
- the murD gene encoding UDP-N-acetylmuramoyl-L-alanine--D-glutamate ligase: MLIDELREISNVKSIGIFGAGISGIAAYNLLQSMKLNCIVYDEFNEAYAGFTQADVKKHHVIICSPSFMPGHEWVDLARKHSIKCIPELDLAYAAMIKGYQGKIIAVTGTNGKTTTVEFLTFILKNAGYRAIACGNIGRPLADVVLSEDIVDNDYLICEVSSFQASMLSLFSPDVLLWTNFYPNHLNKHRTMEEYFNCKSNLLKTLRSDQFFCGQSVTEVARKNNINSKKFSQAIECIYSDEYESMVTGTSMALATNRENFAISARFCDRNNIPLTKQLIEKFKPPKYRLEFVCKKYGKFFWNDSKSTTFSSLRAALNNFNHKVIWIGGGRSKGETMEDLLPIIRHRIEYALLIGETGSPLGELLHQNHIPYKYTHSIECAIRESVQLVSDTVLFSPAFTSFDQFKDYKERGKFFEKCIFSLKI; this comes from the coding sequence TATCAAATGTTAAAAGCATTGGAATATTTGGCGCCGGAATAAGCGGAATTGCCGCATATAATCTGCTGCAATCAATGAAATTAAACTGTATCGTCTATGATGAATTCAATGAAGCCTATGCTGGGTTTACCCAGGCCGATGTAAAAAAACATCATGTCATAATCTGTAGTCCGAGTTTCATGCCAGGCCATGAATGGGTAGATCTGGCCAGAAAGCATTCCATAAAGTGTATCCCAGAACTTGATCTCGCCTATGCAGCTATGATAAAAGGTTACCAGGGCAAAATCATTGCTGTCACAGGTACCAATGGGAAAACAACCACGGTGGAATTTTTGACATTTATACTGAAAAATGCTGGCTATAGAGCCATAGCCTGTGGTAACATTGGCCGCCCATTGGCAGATGTGGTCCTATCCGAAGATATTGTGGATAATGATTACCTGATATGCGAAGTCAGCTCTTTCCAGGCATCGATGCTTTCTCTTTTTTCACCGGACGTTTTGCTGTGGACAAATTTTTACCCAAACCATTTGAATAAACACAGGACGATGGAGGAATACTTTAATTGTAAGTCAAACTTATTAAAGACCTTACGATCTGACCAATTCTTCTGCGGTCAAAGCGTAACCGAGGTTGCTAGAAAAAACAACATAAACAGCAAAAAATTCAGCCAGGCAATCGAGTGTATCTACAGCGATGAATACGAATCTATGGTCACAGGTACATCCATGGCCCTGGCAACAAATAGGGAAAATTTCGCAATTTCAGCAAGGTTCTGTGACAGAAACAACATACCACTTACAAAACAGCTCATAGAAAAGTTCAAGCCGCCAAAATATAGATTGGAATTTGTGTGCAAAAAATATGGTAAATTTTTTTGGAATGATTCGAAATCTACCACATTTTCATCCCTTAGAGCAGCCCTTAACAACTTCAATCATAAGGTAATATGGATTGGTGGCGGCAGATCTAAAGGCGAAACCATGGAAGATCTATTGCCCATTATTCGCCATAGAATCGAATATGCGCTGCTCATCGGTGAAACCGGCAGTCCACTGGGTGAACTCTTACATCAAAACCACATACCCTATAAATACACCCATAGCATTGAATGCGCAATAAGGGAATCCGTACAATTAGTGTCTGATACTGTTTTATTTAGCCCCGCTTTCACCAGTTTCGATCAATTTAAAGATTATAAAGAAAGAGGTAAATTTTTCGAAAAATGCATTTTCAGTTTGAAAATTTAA
- a CDS encoding ATP-dependent RecD-like DNA helicase, which yields MESCENISAVLERFLFRNEESFFSIAELTFVTTKKPFMARGNLPGVNCGETLILSGHWDEHSKYGRQFLIQSFVSSLPADVRGIRKYLGSGLIAGIGKIYADKIVDKFGARTFEIISSESARLREVPGVGPMRAKSIKRAWDEQVAIRDILIFLQTYGLSNSVCLRIYKTYGDKAKTILETDPYRVANEVPGIGFKTADRIAANLGVPSNHHSRIEACICFCFNNFETAGHTCVSREMLLKTARALLEIPEDKIDDQLNFLIQIGSIFVLEGGLLQLPALKIAEETIANSLRRISKSIDRSLPSIDIDGAILWAQNREGFVFAKEQVDALKTSLTSKLSIITGGPGTGKTTILRALVSILSAKDAKVLLASPTGRAAQRLGEMTGVPAKTIHRLLQFTPDGHRFLHDETMPLDADFVVIDEASMLDTKLAAALFRALNTRTSVLLVGDVDQLPSVGAGNVLWDCIDSNMFSVTRLKNVFRQDNRSDIVSMAHSIISGNQGLPVVTKTVYDVDKNRDFSFILATTPEECIEIVKILCKDLLHEWYGIDPVDDVQVLVPLHKGSVGVINFNEILQETFSHAASKTSWNNFRLGDKVIQLRNNYDKNIFNGDLGRIISMDSLEGLMTVNFNGENVELKRSDLGDIALAYAITIHKSQGSEFPIVILPLMNQHYVMLQRNLVYTAITRGRSKVFLVGDPKSYYLAVKNNKSTERITGLKYLLK from the coding sequence GTGGAGTCCTGTGAAAACATAAGTGCTGTGCTTGAGCGTTTCCTTTTCAGAAACGAGGAGTCGTTTTTTTCCATTGCGGAACTGACATTTGTAACAACGAAAAAGCCCTTTATGGCCCGTGGAAATTTGCCAGGCGTTAACTGTGGTGAGACGTTGATACTTAGTGGCCATTGGGATGAACATTCGAAATATGGTCGGCAATTTTTAATCCAGTCGTTTGTATCTTCCCTGCCGGCCGATGTCCGTGGCATTCGCAAATACCTTGGAAGTGGGTTAATTGCTGGTATAGGTAAGATATATGCGGACAAAATTGTTGACAAATTTGGTGCCAGGACCTTCGAGATCATATCGTCGGAGTCGGCACGATTGAGAGAGGTCCCTGGGGTTGGTCCAATGCGGGCCAAGAGCATAAAACGCGCTTGGGATGAGCAGGTTGCTATACGTGATATATTGATTTTTTTGCAAACCTATGGACTGTCGAATTCCGTATGCCTTAGGATTTATAAGACCTATGGTGACAAGGCAAAAACCATACTGGAGACCGATCCCTATAGGGTTGCCAACGAAGTGCCGGGCATTGGGTTTAAGACCGCCGACAGGATTGCGGCTAACCTGGGTGTGCCAAGCAACCATCATTCCCGGATAGAAGCTTGTATCTGTTTTTGTTTCAATAACTTCGAGACAGCTGGCCATACCTGTGTTAGCCGGGAAATGCTGCTTAAAACCGCCAGGGCTTTGTTGGAAATTCCCGAAGATAAAATTGACGATCAATTGAATTTTCTCATCCAGATTGGAAGCATTTTTGTGCTGGAAGGTGGGCTGCTGCAGTTACCGGCTCTAAAAATTGCCGAAGAAACCATTGCGAACAGCCTCCGTAGAATCTCAAAATCAATTGATAGGTCCTTGCCTAGCATAGACATCGACGGCGCAATCCTCTGGGCACAAAACCGAGAAGGATTTGTTTTTGCAAAGGAACAGGTTGATGCACTGAAAACCTCATTGACCAGCAAATTGTCCATAATAACCGGTGGGCCAGGCACCGGCAAAACAACGATTTTGCGTGCACTTGTGAGCATCTTGTCTGCAAAAGATGCAAAGGTTTTGTTGGCTTCGCCCACGGGACGCGCCGCTCAACGACTAGGTGAAATGACCGGAGTTCCTGCCAAAACCATTCATCGATTGTTGCAATTTACACCCGATGGCCACAGGTTTTTGCACGATGAAACCATGCCATTGGATGCAGATTTTGTGGTAATTGATGAAGCCAGTATGCTTGATACAAAGCTGGCTGCCGCATTATTTCGTGCACTAAATACCAGAACCAGCGTACTGTTAGTCGGCGATGTGGACCAGTTGCCGTCGGTGGGTGCTGGTAATGTTTTATGGGATTGCATAGATTCCAACATGTTTTCGGTCACGAGGTTGAAAAACGTATTTCGCCAGGATAATCGGAGCGATATCGTGTCGATGGCACACAGCATAATTTCTGGCAATCAGGGATTACCGGTGGTTACTAAAACCGTCTATGATGTCGATAAAAATAGAGACTTCAGTTTTATTCTCGCAACCACTCCGGAGGAATGTATAGAAATTGTAAAAATTCTATGTAAGGATCTATTACATGAATGGTATGGCATTGATCCGGTGGACGACGTACAGGTGTTGGTCCCATTACACAAGGGTAGCGTTGGGGTTATCAATTTTAATGAAATTTTACAGGAAACCTTTAGTCATGCTGCGTCGAAAACTTCATGGAATAATTTCAGGCTTGGAGATAAGGTTATCCAGCTCAGGAACAACTATGACAAAAATATCTTTAACGGTGATCTGGGCCGGATAATTTCTATGGATAGCCTGGAAGGCTTGATGACCGTGAATTTTAACGGCGAGAACGTTGAGCTTAAAAGGTCGGACCTCGGTGACATTGCCCTGGCCTATGCCATCACAATACATAAATCCCAGGGAAGCGAGTTTCCCATAGTTATATTACCGCTGATGAATCAGCACTACGTCATGTTGCAAAGGAATTTGGTATACACGGCCATAACCCGCGGCCGGAGTAAAGTTTTCCTGGTTGGAGATCCAAAATCCTATTATCTGGCGGTCAAAAACAATAAATCTACCGAAAGAATCACTGGGTTGAAGTATCTTCTAAAATAG
- a CDS encoding LysM peptidoglycan-binding domain-containing protein produces the protein MKLVKFFYKLLFCGIGLSCFALVGCSTIFHKDDGPTPGDTVVKIDDLQSDEAPMVALSPRPRHIPNRPVVVPELIDIDVDITKDVVVADRPKSGSDYVVKKGDTIWKLSRRFGLKVGDILSANSLDKNDKILVGQKIFLPNISEDAVKSVASSDKYTIQSGDTLSKIASKYGVTVAAIKSANDMTSDRIIAGRTIVIPSGNRNFSNPSSMAANTHSIPLGEYVVKPGDTLAAIAKRSGISVSNLQQANSLGDPSRLQVGKKLIIAKPSPNTAIDASITEGPGVSKVASVQNEHLSNSKAKSSNYDFMNDSDFFQGIDNIPIVQISE, from the coding sequence ATGAAATTGGTAAAATTTTTTTATAAGCTGCTGTTTTGTGGCATAGGGTTAAGTTGTTTTGCATTGGTCGGATGTAGTACTATTTTCCACAAGGACGATGGGCCGACCCCCGGCGATACGGTGGTAAAAATTGATGACCTTCAATCGGATGAGGCTCCCATGGTTGCCCTATCGCCCAGGCCTCGACACATCCCAAATCGACCGGTTGTAGTTCCAGAACTAATTGACATTGATGTCGATATTACAAAGGATGTGGTGGTGGCTGATAGGCCGAAATCCGGCAGTGACTATGTGGTAAAAAAAGGCGATACCATATGGAAACTTTCACGCAGATTTGGTCTGAAGGTTGGTGATATATTAAGTGCTAACAGCCTGGATAAAAACGATAAAATACTTGTGGGACAAAAAATCTTCCTGCCGAACATCTCCGAGGATGCTGTCAAAAGTGTGGCTTCTAGTGACAAATACACCATCCAATCCGGGGATACACTGTCTAAAATAGCCAGTAAATACGGGGTGACCGTCGCTGCCATAAAATCAGCCAATGATATGACCAGTGATCGAATAATAGCAGGTAGAACCATAGTCATACCAAGTGGCAATAGAAATTTTTCTAATCCGAGTTCGATGGCGGCCAATACACACTCCATCCCTCTTGGTGAATACGTTGTTAAACCCGGAGATACCCTGGCAGCCATAGCCAAACGATCCGGCATCAGTGTCTCTAATCTACAGCAGGCAAATAGCCTAGGTGACCCATCCAGGTTACAGGTTGGTAAAAAATTAATTATAGCGAAACCATCACCTAACACTGCCATCGATGCGTCCATCACCGAAGGCCCTGGTGTTTCCAAAGTTGCCAGCGTGCAAAATGAACACCTCAGCAATAGCAAAGCCAAATCTTCCAATTACGACTTCATGAATGATTCTGATTTTTTCCAGGGAATAGATAATATACCCATAGTACAGATAAGTGAATAG